One part of the Hydra vulgaris chromosome 01, alternate assembly HydraT2T_AEP genome encodes these proteins:
- the LOC136074371 gene encoding zinc finger MYM-type protein 5-like — MDEDKLHSEISEIPVASEENFQHRDPATWPKITDKTRCFLIEQWPEQDRRKFFPNTLCDFDNRMRHFSSKWYEKIHPNGKKFVRTWLQYSNKKDSLFCFCCLLFLTTKTNSFSEISKRFCDWKKLNPRIPEHENNNEHQRCYSDRKTLEKNLKEGKTLNSDLLRVISGEMKKRRDILKVIVDAILFCAKNNLALQGTTEDIGQQNSGIFLSLIELIIHYYPLVAEHIASVKAKKTTTSYFSP; from the coding sequence ATGGACGAGGATAAACTTCATTCAGAAATCTCAGAAATTCCAGTGGCCTCGGAAGAAAATTTTCAACATAGGGATCCAGCAACATGGCCTAAAATAACGGACAAAACAAGATGCTTTTTGATTGAGCAATGGCCAGAGCAAGACAGAAGAAAATTTTTCCCAAACACGCTATGTGATTTTGACAACAGAATGCGACACTTCAGCTCAAAATGGTATGAAAAAATTCATCCCAATGGTAAAAAATTTGTTCGCACTTGGCTGCAGTACAGcaataaaaaagattctttattttgtttttgctgtttgttatttttaacaacaaaaaccaACAGTTTCTCAGAAATTTCTAAACGGTTTTGTGACTGGAAAAAACTAAACCCAAGAATTCCTGAGCATGAAAACAACAATGAACACCAAAGATGCTATTCTGATCGGAAAACTCTTGAAAAAAACCTCAAGGAAGGAAAGACCCTGAATTCTGATCTGTTGAGAGTTATTAGTGGAGAGATGAAAAAGCGGAGAGATATCTTAAAAGTGATTGTTGATGCAATTTTGTTCTGTGCCAAGAACAATCTTGCCCTTCAGGGAACAACAGAAGACATCGGTCAACAAAACAGTGGCATTTTTCTGAGCTTAATTGAGTTGATTATCCATTATTATCCTTTAGTGGCTGAACACATTGCGTccgttaaagcaaaaaaaaccaCAACATCCTACTTTTCTCCTTGA